In a genomic window of Variovorax paradoxus:
- a CDS encoding prepilin peptidase translates to MPVSQGFDAALAGVLGLLIGSFLNVVIYRTPAMMYRDWLNDAVANLMSSKDMPSLWSLVFGPKAQPPAGLEAAADKAAIELEKLPRFDLMRPGSRCGSCGHVIRWYENIPVLSYLALRGRCGACKTRISPRYPLVELATAALFALCGHRFGLTPAGALWAAFAALLVCQFLIDFDTQFLPDSLNYLLLWLGLIGAAAGWTGTSLQLSVWGAVFGYLSLWLVYHGYRLVTGKEGMGYGDFKLLAALGAWLGADYLIAIILVSSLVGAVQGLGMRLAGKLAHKDIPIAFGPFLAGAGLVCLVIGPGAVKQWAPFAFPLGPWLH, encoded by the coding sequence ATGCCGGTGTCGCAGGGATTCGACGCCGCGCTGGCCGGCGTCCTCGGTCTGTTGATCGGCAGCTTCCTCAACGTGGTGATCTACCGCACGCCGGCGATGATGTATCGCGACTGGCTCAACGACGCGGTCGCGAACCTCATGAGTTCGAAGGACATGCCTTCGCTCTGGTCGCTGGTCTTCGGCCCGAAGGCGCAGCCGCCGGCCGGTCTCGAGGCCGCGGCCGACAAGGCCGCGATCGAGCTCGAGAAGCTGCCGCGCTTCGACCTCATGCGGCCCGGCTCGCGCTGCGGCAGCTGCGGCCACGTGATCCGCTGGTACGAGAACATCCCGGTGCTGAGCTACCTCGCGCTGCGCGGCCGCTGCGGCGCCTGCAAGACGCGCATCAGCCCGCGCTATCCGCTGGTCGAACTGGCCACCGCCGCGCTGTTCGCGCTGTGCGGCCACCGCTTCGGCCTCACGCCGGCGGGCGCGCTCTGGGCCGCCTTCGCGGCGCTGCTGGTCTGCCAGTTCCTGATCGACTTCGACACCCAGTTCCTGCCCGACTCGCTCAACTACCTGCTGCTGTGGCTCGGCCTGATCGGCGCGGCCGCGGGCTGGACCGGTACCTCGCTGCAGCTCTCGGTCTGGGGCGCGGTGTTCGGCTACCTCAGCCTCTGGCTGGTCTACCATGGCTACCGACTCGTCACGGGCAAGGAAGGCATGGGCTACGGCGACTTCAAGCTGCTGGCGGCACTGGGCGCATGGCTCGGTGCCGACTACCTGATCGCGATCATCCTGGTCTCGTCGCTCGTGGGCGCCGTGCAGGGCCTGGGCATGCGTTTGGCCGGCAAGCTGGCCCACAAGGACATCCCGATCGCCTTCGGCCCCTTCCTCGCGGGCGCGGGCCTGGTCTGCCTCGTCATCGGCCCGGGCGCAGTCAAGCAATGGGCGCCCTTCGCCTTCCCGCTCGGCCCCTGGCTGCACTGA
- a CDS encoding dephospho-CoA kinase translates to MIRRIGLTGGIGSGKSTVAGLLVAEGAVLVDTDAIARRIAEPGGIAMPALEARFGAAVLRPDGGLDRARMREIVFQDAEAKRALEGILHPLIGAETRREAADAGPDATVVFDVPLLVESGRWRALVERVLVVDATEATQLRRVVARSGWTPEAVRSVIAQQAPRALRRAAADAVIDNESLTLEELAAQVRGLWKRWASAGTR, encoded by the coding sequence ATGATCCGGCGCATCGGCCTCACCGGCGGCATCGGCAGCGGCAAGAGCACCGTCGCGGGCCTGCTGGTCGCCGAGGGCGCCGTGCTGGTCGACACCGATGCCATCGCGCGCCGCATCGCCGAACCCGGCGGCATCGCGATGCCGGCGCTCGAGGCGCGCTTCGGCGCCGCGGTGCTGCGGCCGGACGGCGGCCTCGACCGCGCCCGCATGCGCGAGATCGTGTTCCAGGACGCCGAGGCCAAGCGCGCGCTCGAAGGCATCCTGCATCCCCTGATCGGCGCCGAGACCCGGCGCGAGGCGGCCGACGCCGGTCCCGATGCCACCGTCGTCTTCGATGTCCCGCTGCTGGTCGAATCGGGACGCTGGCGCGCGCTCGTCGAACGCGTGCTGGTGGTCGACGCCACCGAAGCCACCCAGCTGCGGCGCGTCGTCGCGCGCTCGGGCTGGACGCCCGAAGCGGTGCGCTCGGTGATCGCGCAGCAGGCCCCGCGGGCGCTGCGCCGGGCCGCGGCCGACGCGGTCATCGACAACGAAAGCCTGACCCTGGAGGAACTCGCCGCGCAGGTGCGGGGTCTCTGGAAACGGTGGGCCTCGGCCGGCACGCGATAA
- a CDS encoding MBOAT family protein: protein MLFNSYPFIFVYFPLVLLGFFLIGKRNIRAAAGFLALASLFFYGWWSVQALPLLLASICVNYWFGLRLTPAPGRDDRRRKTLLITALTVNLVVLAVFKYANFFVSNVNDGLSAAGLAPIPLLHIVLPIGISFYTFTQIAFLVDCWQGKVHERSFIHYVLFVTYFPHLIAGPVLHHAQMMPQFANPATYRADPNKIALGLAIFTFGLAKKLLIADSMGQYADLVFNGVHNGIEPTLYTAWFGVLAYTLQIYFDFSGYSDMAVGLSLCLGVQLPLNFNSPYKSTSIIEFWRRWHISLSTFLRDYLYIPLGGNRKGPKRRHVNLFLTMVLGGLWHGAAWTFVIWGALHGIFLMINHVWTTTFRKGPSGIAGRVFGWFLTFLCVMIAWVMFRAESLHAAMDIYRGMLGLHGAPDTAFREFLAVPYRKPEFFQTMLVAIIICLALPPTITLQRWVPQAAALAGRPQLNKLFTAAMALFTVTLLGICISKLGTYSPFLYFQF, encoded by the coding sequence ATGCTGTTCAACTCGTATCCCTTCATCTTTGTCTATTTCCCGCTGGTGCTGCTCGGGTTCTTCCTGATCGGCAAACGCAACATCCGGGCCGCGGCCGGGTTTCTTGCGCTGGCCTCGCTGTTCTTCTATGGCTGGTGGAGCGTGCAGGCCCTGCCGCTGCTGCTGGCCTCGATCTGCGTCAACTACTGGTTCGGCCTGCGCCTGACGCCGGCACCGGGGCGCGACGACCGTCGGCGCAAGACCCTGCTGATCACCGCGCTCACGGTCAACCTCGTGGTGCTGGCGGTCTTCAAGTACGCGAACTTCTTCGTCTCGAACGTCAACGACGGCCTGAGCGCCGCGGGCCTCGCGCCGATCCCGCTGCTGCACATCGTGCTGCCGATCGGCATCTCGTTCTACACCTTCACGCAGATCGCCTTCCTGGTCGACTGCTGGCAGGGCAAGGTGCACGAGCGCAGCTTCATCCACTACGTGCTGTTCGTCACCTACTTCCCGCATCTGATCGCGGGCCCGGTGCTGCACCACGCGCAGATGATGCCGCAGTTCGCCAACCCGGCGACCTACCGCGCCGACCCCAACAAGATCGCGCTCGGGCTGGCCATCTTCACCTTCGGCCTGGCCAAGAAGCTGCTGATCGCCGACTCGATGGGCCAGTACGCCGACCTGGTCTTCAACGGCGTGCACAACGGCATCGAGCCCACGCTCTACACGGCTTGGTTCGGCGTGCTCGCCTATACGCTGCAGATCTACTTCGACTTCTCGGGCTACTCCGACATGGCGGTCGGCCTGTCGCTGTGCCTGGGCGTGCAGCTGCCGCTGAACTTCAACTCGCCCTACAAGTCGACCAGCATCATCGAGTTCTGGCGCCGCTGGCACATCTCGCTTTCGACCTTCCTGCGCGACTACCTGTACATCCCGCTGGGCGGCAACCGCAAGGGCCCGAAGCGCCGCCACGTGAACCTGTTCCTCACGATGGTGCTCGGCGGCCTGTGGCACGGCGCGGCCTGGACCTTCGTGATCTGGGGCGCGCTGCATGGCATCTTCCTGATGATCAACCACGTCTGGACCACCACCTTCCGCAAGGGCCCGTCGGGCATCGCCGGCCGCGTCTTCGGCTGGTTCCTGACCTTCCTGTGCGTGATGATCGCCTGGGTGATGTTCCGCGCCGAGAGCCTGCATGCCGCCATGGACATCTATCGCGGCATGCTGGGCCTGCACGGCGCGCCCGACACCGCCTTCCGCGAGTTCCTCGCGGTGCCCTACCGCAAGCCCGAGTTCTTCCAGACCATGCTGGTGGCGATCATCATCTGCCTCGCGCTGCCGCCCACCATCACGCTGCAGCGCTGGGTGCCGCAGGCCGCCGCGCTCGCCGGCCGGCCCCAGCTCAACAAGCTGTTCACGGCCGCGATGGCGCTCTTCACCGTGACGCTGCTCGGCATCTGCATCTCGAAACTGGGCACCTACAGCCCCTTCCTCTATTTCCAGTTCTGA